From Aquamicrobium sp., one genomic window encodes:
- a CDS encoding GTP-binding protein, with product MTQAQIPVTVLTGYLGSGKTTLLNRILSEDHGKRYAVIVNEFGEIGIDNDLIVESDEEIYEMNNGCVCCTVRGDLIRTVEGLMRRPGRFDAILVETTGLADPAPVAQTFFMDDDVRSKTRLDAVVALVDAKHLPLRLKDSREAEDQIAFADVVVLNKTDLVDERELRDVEVAVRAINPAARIHKAQRSDVPLTEVLDRGAFDLKRALDNDPHFLDAHDHDHDHDHECGPDCDHDHHHHHHHHDHGHGHVSPIHDLTVKSISLRGGEMDPKKFFPWLDKITQMDGPNILRLKGIVAFADDPERYVVQGVHMIVEGDHQRPWKDDEKHETRLVFIGRELDAERLKRTFEACQAA from the coding sequence ATGACGCAGGCGCAAATCCCGGTCACCGTGCTGACCGGCTATCTCGGCTCCGGCAAGACCACGCTGCTCAACCGCATCCTCAGCGAGGACCACGGCAAGCGATACGCCGTCATCGTCAACGAGTTCGGCGAGATCGGCATCGACAACGACCTGATCGTGGAATCCGACGAGGAGATCTACGAGATGAACAACGGATGCGTCTGCTGCACGGTGCGCGGCGACCTGATCCGCACCGTCGAGGGCCTGATGCGCCGCCCCGGCCGCTTCGACGCCATCCTCGTCGAGACGACCGGCCTCGCCGACCCCGCGCCGGTGGCGCAAACCTTCTTCATGGACGACGACGTGCGCTCGAAGACCCGGCTCGACGCCGTGGTGGCGCTGGTCGACGCTAAGCACCTGCCGCTCAGGCTCAAGGATTCGCGCGAGGCCGAGGACCAGATCGCCTTCGCCGACGTCGTGGTGCTGAACAAGACCGACCTCGTCGACGAGCGCGAGCTGCGCGACGTGGAAGTAGCCGTGCGCGCCATCAACCCGGCGGCGCGCATCCACAAGGCGCAGCGTTCCGACGTGCCGCTGACCGAGGTGCTCGACCGCGGCGCGTTCGACCTGAAGCGCGCGCTCGACAACGATCCGCATTTCCTCGACGCACACGATCATGACCACGACCACGATCATGAATGCGGGCCGGACTGCGACCACGACCATCACCACCATCATCATCACCACGATCATGGCCATGGGCATGTCTCGCCGATCCACGACCTTACCGTGAAGTCGATCTCGCTGCGCGGCGGCGAGATGGACCCGAAGAAGTTCTTCCCCTGGCTCGACAAGATCACCCAGATGGACGGCCCGAACATCCTGCGCCTGAAGGGCATCGTCGCCTTCGCCGACGATCCCGAGCGCTATGTCGTGCAGGGCGTCCACATGATCGTCGAGGGCGACCACCAGCGGCCGTGGAAGGACGACGAGAAGCACGAGACGCGGCTCGTCTTCATCGGCCGCGAGCTCGACGCCGAGCGCCTGAAGCGCACCTTCGAAGCCTGCCAGGCGGCGTGA
- a CDS encoding LacI family DNA-binding transcriptional regulator, whose translation MAQKIKLSTIADALGVSTATVSLALRDSPLVADATRDRIKAYAREIGYIYNRRAASLRTSRSGILGVVVHDIMNPFFAEILRSIESELDRSRQTFLLSNHYDKLEKQRTFVDTLLQLGADGVIMSPAIGTPAEDIRLAEDNGLPVVLIARSVEGADVPVFRGDDSYGTGLATNHLISLGHERIAMVGGTDQTSTGRDRYQGYLAAMRAAGMEPRPGWRMPGPRTKQAGFETAQAFLAHGDRPTAAVCFNDLVAIGLMNGIARAGLVPGIDISVVGYDDLEEAAIATPALTTVWNGQREVGRRAARTLLDRLNGVEVHGGQELIRPELHVRQSTGKPSDR comes from the coding sequence CTGGCACAGAAGATCAAGCTCTCGACGATCGCCGACGCGCTCGGCGTCTCCACCGCGACCGTATCGCTGGCGCTGCGCGACAGCCCGCTGGTCGCGGACGCCACGCGCGACAGGATCAAGGCCTATGCGCGCGAAATCGGCTATATCTACAACCGCCGCGCCGCCTCGCTGCGCACGTCGCGCTCGGGGATCCTCGGCGTCGTCGTCCACGACATCATGAACCCGTTCTTCGCCGAGATCCTGCGCTCCATCGAGAGCGAGCTCGACCGCAGCCGCCAGACCTTCCTGCTGTCGAACCACTACGATAAGCTGGAGAAGCAGCGCACCTTCGTCGACACGCTGCTCCAGCTCGGCGCCGACGGGGTGATCATGTCGCCGGCCATCGGCACGCCCGCCGAGGACATCCGCCTCGCCGAGGACAACGGCCTGCCGGTGGTGCTGATCGCGCGCTCGGTCGAGGGCGCGGACGTGCCGGTGTTCCGCGGCGACGATTCCTACGGCACCGGCCTTGCCACCAACCATCTGATCTCGCTCGGCCACGAGCGCATCGCTATGGTCGGCGGCACCGACCAGACCTCGACCGGACGCGACCGCTACCAGGGCTATCTCGCCGCCATGCGCGCGGCCGGCATGGAGCCCAGGCCCGGCTGGCGCATGCCTGGCCCGCGCACCAAGCAGGCGGGCTTCGAGACGGCGCAGGCGTTCCTCGCCCATGGCGACAGGCCGACGGCGGCGGTGTGCTTCAACGACCTCGTCGCCATCGGGCTGATGAACGGCATCGCCCGCGCCGGTCTGGTGCCGGGCATCGATATCTCCGTCGTCGGCTATGACGACCTCGAGGAGGCGGCCATCGCGACGCCGGCGCTGACCACTGTGTGGAACGGCCAGCGCGAGGTCGGCCGCCGCGCCGCGCGCACGCTGCTCGACCGGCTCAACGGCGTCGAGGTGCATGGCGGGCAGGAGCTGATCCGCCCGGAGCTGCATGTGCGCCAGTCGACGGGCAAACCGTCGGATCGCTGA
- a CDS encoding DMT family transporter, with amino-acid sequence MNPRPSIPEAATPASAILLVVAACFLFSFLDASAKYLVLQGMAAPFVAWARFAIHLVLVALMLRVWTNLAALRTGNLAGQILRGAFLFGSTVFNFIALQTLQLAETIAIAFFSPMLTVALAGPLLGEWAGWRRWLAILVGFVGVLIVTRPGFGDFKVGYIFSFCFVVCHTLYIIMTRRMGASESSESLIFYSALTPALFMLPVVPLYGSIPQSALHWGLLLVTGLCGALGHWLLIKAYKQATTAALAPYPYSQIVWMIGLGWVAFGDLPDLWTMVGAGVIVASGLYILHREHKLRLASRAMLGADERELAKKL; translated from the coding sequence TTGAACCCCAGACCCAGCATTCCCGAGGCGGCGACCCCGGCTTCCGCGATCCTCCTCGTCGTCGCGGCCTGTTTCCTGTTCTCCTTCCTCGACGCCAGCGCGAAGTATCTCGTGCTGCAGGGCATGGCCGCGCCGTTCGTCGCCTGGGCCCGGTTCGCCATCCATCTCGTGCTCGTCGCGCTCATGCTGCGCGTCTGGACGAACCTCGCGGCCCTCCGGACAGGCAACCTGGCCGGGCAGATTCTGCGCGGCGCGTTCCTGTTCGGCTCGACTGTGTTCAATTTCATCGCGCTGCAGACGCTGCAGCTCGCCGAGACGATCGCCATCGCCTTCTTCTCGCCGATGCTGACCGTCGCGCTCGCCGGGCCGCTTCTCGGCGAATGGGCCGGCTGGCGGCGCTGGCTGGCCATCCTCGTCGGCTTCGTCGGCGTGCTCATCGTCACGCGGCCCGGCTTCGGCGATTTCAAGGTCGGCTACATCTTCTCGTTCTGCTTCGTCGTCTGCCACACGCTCTACATCATCATGACGCGGCGCATGGGCGCGAGCGAGAGCTCGGAAAGCCTGATCTTCTATTCGGCGCTGACGCCGGCGCTGTTCATGCTGCCGGTGGTGCCGCTCTACGGGTCGATCCCGCAAAGCGCGCTGCATTGGGGGTTGCTCCTCGTCACCGGCCTCTGCGGCGCGCTCGGCCACTGGCTGCTGATCAAGGCCTACAAGCAGGCGACGACGGCCGCGCTCGCGCCCTATCCCTATTCGCAGATCGTCTGGATGATCGGCCTCGGCTGGGTCGCGTTCGGCGACCTGCCCGACCTGTGGACCATGGTCGGCGCGGGGGTCATCGTCGCCAGCGGCCTCTACATCCTTCACCGCGAGCACAAGCTGCGGCTGGCCAGCCGCGCCATGCTGGGCGCCGACGAGCGCGAGCTGGCAAAAAAGCTTTGA
- the imm45 gene encoding Imm45 family immunity protein translates to MLKWQRTVEQREEWRLLDRPTESLWRGDILRLAHNPGLGPNSPPLDLMLFEMWAYDDRLGLMILDGYKAGMPMLYFPRESQGQGKMSLETSWLIAHWDQWICYFDHMDEADSPVPLPIEETVVIRRPQHMPDLNI, encoded by the coding sequence ATGCTCAAATGGCAGCGCACGGTCGAGCAGCGGGAGGAATGGCGCCTGCTCGACCGTCCCACGGAAAGCCTGTGGCGCGGCGACATTCTGCGGCTCGCCCATAATCCGGGGCTGGGCCCCAATTCCCCGCCGCTCGACCTCATGCTCTTCGAGATGTGGGCCTATGACGACAGGCTGGGCCTTATGATCCTCGACGGCTACAAGGCCGGCATGCCGATGCTCTATTTTCCCAGGGAAAGCCAGGGGCAAGGCAAGATGTCGCTCGAAACCTCGTGGCTGATCGCCCACTGGGATCAGTGGATCTGCTATTTCGACCATATGGACGAGGCCGACTCGCCGGTTCCCCTCCCCATCGAGGAGACCGTCGTGATCCGCCGCCCGCAACACATGCCGGACCTGAACATCTGA
- a CDS encoding MarR family winged helix-turn-helix transcriptional regulator → MAKVKRKAVMNSLQAAARLSRTTLAARLLAHGFYAGQEQIMLALDREDGQTPGQLAARLGVRPPTVTKTIGRLQAQGYVAKRSNTVDARQANIFLTETGRNAIRDIEKAVRKTDRIAFAGFDKGERKMLFDLLARVEANLGDTRTQIDDEADDLAEDAPAEAAAAEA, encoded by the coding sequence ATGGCGAAGGTGAAGCGCAAGGCGGTGATGAACAGCCTGCAGGCCGCGGCGAGGCTGTCGCGCACGACGCTGGCGGCGCGGCTTCTGGCGCACGGCTTCTATGCCGGGCAAGAGCAGATCATGCTGGCGCTCGACCGCGAGGACGGCCAGACGCCGGGCCAGCTCGCCGCCCGCCTCGGCGTCAGGCCGCCGACCGTCACCAAGACCATCGGCCGGCTGCAGGCCCAAGGCTATGTCGCCAAGCGCAGCAACACGGTCGACGCGAGGCAGGCCAACATCTTCCTGACCGAGACCGGCCGCAACGCCATCCGCGACATCGAGAAGGCGGTGCGCAAGACCGACCGGATCGCCTTCGCCGGCTTCGACAAGGGCGAGCGCAAGATGCTGTTCGATCTTCTCGCCCGGGTGGAGGCCAATCTGGGAGACACGCGCACGCAGATCGACGACGAGGCCGACGACCTCGCCGAGGATGCCCCGGCCGAGGCGGCAGCCGCCGAGGCATAG
- a CDS encoding creatininase family protein has product MTASETPSTDHTSGLDAIAVLPLGATEQHGPHLPFETDTIIAGSVAARAAALLPPSLDVTFLPPEPVGYSIEHMDVAGTRTLRFGEAVERWIGIGEACLAQGFRRFVMLNAHGGNAPLMTVVATELRVRHAMLAVATSWTRFGYPPQFVDPREKALGIHGGLIETSVMLALRPDLVDMARAKDFPSAQEGFERDFRHLRAYGPHAFGWKMRDLSPEGVAGNAAAATAEAGHAILDHAARGFVELLEDVSRFDLSTLR; this is encoded by the coding sequence ATGACAGCCAGCGAAACACCTTCCACCGATCACACCTCCGGCCTGGACGCGATCGCCGTCCTGCCGCTAGGCGCCACCGAGCAGCACGGCCCGCACCTGCCCTTCGAGACGGATACGATCATCGCTGGGAGCGTTGCGGCAAGAGCCGCCGCGCTCCTCCCGCCCTCTCTCGACGTCACCTTCCTGCCGCCTGAGCCGGTCGGCTACTCCATCGAGCACATGGATGTCGCCGGCACGAGGACGCTGCGCTTCGGCGAGGCGGTCGAGCGCTGGATCGGCATCGGCGAAGCGTGCCTCGCGCAAGGCTTCCGCCGCTTCGTCATGCTCAACGCCCATGGCGGCAACGCGCCGCTGATGACGGTGGTGGCGACCGAGTTGCGCGTGCGCCACGCCATGCTCGCGGTGGCGACGAGCTGGACCCGCTTCGGCTATCCGCCCCAATTCGTCGACCCGCGCGAGAAGGCGCTCGGCATCCATGGCGGCCTGATCGAGACGAGCGTGATGCTGGCGCTCCGTCCCGATCTCGTCGACATGGCGCGCGCGAAAGACTTCCCCTCGGCGCAGGAAGGGTTCGAGCGCGATTTCCGGCATCTGCGCGCCTACGGCCCGCACGCCTTCGGCTGGAAGATGCGCGACCTGTCGCCGGAAGGCGTCGCCGGCAACGCCGCGGCGGCCACCGCCGAAGCCGGCCACGCCATCCTCGACCATGCCGCGCGCGGCTTCGTCGAGCTGCTCGAGGACGTCTCCCGCTTCGACCTCTCGACATTGCGATAG